A window of the Branchiibius hedensis genome harbors these coding sequences:
- the drmB gene encoding DUF1998 domain-containing protein, which translates to MERIKHDLRLSETVIPFGVGAIVDIRGASLIAPDTSWWDRKYAAEIKCERLVDRLGPSVLLEAPTHAGRAGEATKGLLYWRFPEWRFCERCTRLSRKTAKDKGKWANVCANCKGALVPMRYVAVCERGSHIQDIPWFQWAHRGHDSGVTETVRHCRAYKELRFVRTATHGEGLKSLRVTCGGCGRSRPLSDLVATESLKRDGVRCEGRQPWEDEKDGDPCEHNLVAVQRGATGNYIAERISALDIPEDKPRSISGTDAIRGHMFFEKVVADNGGPQAEMVAGWIANELGVTPDKVLAVAAADDDVDDAVLLNLKDGEWAAFLNKLDKHARDTSEGDFVVDGWRIDQSEGTSQAVADLIAGIGQVRRVREVRALRGFRRRSADASMVSADLGFDARRQPAYPAIEMYGEGIFIRFNEERISEWESQPAVQARARLLTERRTVTPWAHRLDLPEPRFIALHTVAHLLIRRLAFASGYSSASLQERIYSNSDRVDRTAGVLIYTAAGDAQGTLGGLVRLGQPEKLVPLLTAALDDADYCSNDPVCIESDRQGTGSLNLSACHGCALISETSCETSNRLLDRQLVLGGRNVQGLFEGVLKQARAEIRIR; encoded by the coding sequence GTGGAACGGATCAAGCATGACCTGAGGCTGTCGGAGACCGTCATCCCCTTCGGCGTCGGCGCGATTGTAGACATCCGCGGTGCGTCGCTCATCGCGCCCGACACTTCCTGGTGGGACAGGAAGTACGCCGCCGAGATTAAATGCGAGCGCCTCGTGGACCGACTAGGTCCCAGCGTTTTGCTCGAGGCACCAACCCACGCCGGTCGTGCGGGAGAAGCGACCAAGGGCCTCCTGTACTGGCGTTTCCCGGAATGGCGATTCTGTGAACGCTGCACTCGCCTTTCGCGCAAGACCGCGAAGGATAAGGGAAAGTGGGCCAACGTCTGCGCCAATTGCAAGGGCGCGCTGGTACCGATGCGATATGTCGCCGTCTGCGAACGGGGAAGCCACATCCAGGACATCCCATGGTTTCAGTGGGCGCACCGCGGCCACGACAGCGGCGTCACCGAGACCGTCCGGCACTGTCGGGCCTACAAGGAGCTCAGGTTCGTTCGTACCGCCACGCACGGTGAGGGTCTCAAGTCGCTGCGAGTCACCTGCGGCGGCTGCGGCCGGTCGCGGCCGCTCTCGGACCTCGTGGCTACCGAGTCGCTCAAGCGTGACGGCGTCCGTTGCGAGGGGCGACAGCCTTGGGAGGATGAAAAGGACGGTGACCCGTGCGAGCACAACCTCGTCGCAGTTCAGCGTGGTGCTACGGGCAACTACATCGCCGAGCGAATCTCAGCCCTCGACATTCCAGAGGATAAGCCGAGGTCAATCAGCGGGACCGACGCAATTCGCGGGCACATGTTCTTCGAGAAGGTCGTCGCTGACAACGGTGGACCGCAAGCCGAGATGGTGGCCGGCTGGATCGCGAACGAACTCGGTGTCACGCCGGACAAGGTTCTGGCCGTCGCCGCAGCTGACGACGACGTGGACGACGCTGTTCTTCTAAACCTTAAGGACGGCGAATGGGCGGCATTTTTGAATAAGTTGGACAAGCACGCGCGCGATACAAGCGAAGGTGACTTCGTGGTCGACGGCTGGCGAATCGATCAATCAGAGGGAACCTCCCAGGCAGTTGCCGACCTCATTGCTGGCATCGGTCAAGTTCGCCGCGTCCGCGAGGTGCGGGCGCTCAGAGGGTTCAGGCGTCGCAGCGCTGATGCTTCGATGGTCTCGGCTGATCTAGGTTTCGACGCCAGGCGCCAGCCAGCGTACCCCGCTATCGAAATGTATGGCGAAGGCATCTTCATCCGCTTTAACGAGGAGCGGATCAGCGAGTGGGAGAGCCAGCCCGCCGTTCAAGCACGCGCTCGGCTCCTGACAGAGCGACGAACTGTGACGCCTTGGGCGCATCGCCTCGATCTACCGGAACCAAGATTCATTGCCCTGCATACGGTCGCGCACCTTCTCATTCGACGCCTCGCCTTCGCCAGCGGCTACTCCTCCGCATCACTTCAGGAGCGGATCTATTCCAACTCGGATCGTGTCGACCGGACCGCCGGGGTTCTGATCTACACCGCAGCCGGCGATGCACAAGGGACCCTGGGCGGCCTTGTCAGACTGGGTCAACCCGAGAAGCTGGTGCCGCTGCTCACCGCCGCCCTGGACGACGCTGACTACTGCTCCAACGATCCCGTTTGCATCGAGAGTGACCGACAAGGCACAGGAAGTCTCAACCTGTCCGCCTGCCATGGTTGCGCACTGATCAGTGAGACCTCGTGCGAGACCTCGAACCGGCTCCTTGACCGCCAGCTCGTTCTGGGCGGGCGCAACGTTCAAGGTTTGTTCGAGGGCGTTCTCAAGCAGGCACGAGCCGAAATCCGTATTAGGTGA
- a CDS encoding helicase-related protein: protein MSLTSSQQAALDHLRKAYVGPEGGDEEVVWNPPNRRYAVGMLFPQEAIDRSESEHADDLDIEAEVETPGEVEERGAAVPVSEEWRPSSVAISFVTDRATAVCNLAGGTYEAVEGDGPPRWRRRPFFVEDLEMRRGRGPHQISVNGVGVEVGSRWRAYGSVYLATVFVRVREESSGDDRFDISKMLYQVALSVTLKDGGRFLEYDPARSFDVDDEAAELRLRYRDRKVYAVGHGMAADWTFEEDLCTRIWLDPVPSFVVPAVETLALEADTPEAGALELAHLAKLDANPDVVLASLEAFVDAFGLWVSEQDQRVVGFGADQNVARRIVDRSERAVTRMRESIALLRQPDQGHIRTSFALGMAAMRLQMRQSEMNQGGESGEPRWRPFQLGFLLVTLSSTIDETHADRKLVDLIWFPTGGGKTEAYLGLAAIEIFRRRLLYGVSGGGTAVITRYTLRLLTAQQFQRAASLVCAMELLRRPGEFGDARVRNMVPFSIGLWVGNEVTPGSRIEAKADLERLYKAARPEEANQFQVESCPWCGIALLPASRSEDRSKYGVRLVGRDVLVHCTSRDCHFSDELPVVVVDELIYEQPPTILLATVDKFARLQFNPDASRILGLGTTYRQPSMIIQDELHLLSGPLGTTVAVFDAVIQLLLSRGGSTPKIVASTATIRASDEQVKGLYGRKVALYPPSGLDGDRTFFSQPVSSGVGRLYVGLMPQALSQMSAVVAAAAPLLEIPEVLEADVDDTSTRDAYWTAVMYHNSLRELGRTGTLVVDDVNSRLRPRAERLGLSLRRVRADKVLELTSRRGPEELPNDLRALKRRADESDDAIDVVLSSNMLSVGIDIPRLALMLMVGQPRTTAEYIQATSRVGRGAVRGIVTTLFRSNRARDRSHFETFRGYHEALYRSVEPTSVTPWSLASRDRSLAGALVTLLRHTISSLTENAGASRMDLNDADLKAQIETLVSHFLAIVNDSDTSETANTDAAVWELLREWDNRAQRARLDGARLLYDRKGADDAALFKRFGQSGEGWLVADSMRSVEPGVAIDVREPFEE from the coding sequence GTGAGTCTGACCAGTTCCCAGCAAGCGGCGTTAGACCATCTGCGGAAAGCTTATGTCGGCCCGGAGGGCGGCGACGAGGAGGTCGTCTGGAACCCGCCAAATCGGCGATACGCCGTCGGCATGCTCTTCCCGCAAGAGGCCATCGACCGCTCCGAGAGCGAGCATGCGGACGACCTTGACATCGAGGCTGAGGTCGAAACACCTGGGGAGGTCGAAGAACGGGGCGCCGCGGTGCCCGTCTCAGAGGAGTGGAGACCCTCTTCCGTGGCGATCTCTTTCGTCACTGATCGCGCGACGGCGGTATGCAATCTTGCCGGCGGGACCTACGAGGCAGTCGAGGGAGACGGCCCGCCGAGATGGCGGCGTCGACCCTTCTTCGTGGAAGACCTAGAAATGCGCCGCGGTCGAGGCCCCCACCAAATCAGTGTGAATGGTGTAGGGGTCGAAGTCGGGTCTCGTTGGCGCGCATATGGCTCCGTCTACCTCGCGACGGTATTCGTTCGCGTCAGGGAAGAGTCTAGTGGAGACGACCGTTTCGATATCTCGAAAATGCTCTACCAGGTTGCGCTCAGCGTCACCCTGAAGGATGGCGGGCGATTTCTCGAGTACGACCCCGCTCGATCCTTTGACGTGGACGACGAAGCCGCCGAGCTGAGGCTTCGATATCGCGACCGCAAGGTGTACGCGGTCGGCCATGGCATGGCGGCAGACTGGACATTCGAGGAAGATCTGTGCACCCGCATCTGGCTCGATCCGGTGCCCTCATTCGTGGTGCCTGCAGTCGAGACGCTCGCCCTTGAAGCCGATACCCCGGAAGCCGGTGCACTCGAGCTCGCCCACCTCGCAAAGCTCGACGCAAACCCGGATGTTGTCCTGGCGTCACTGGAGGCGTTCGTCGACGCCTTCGGACTCTGGGTGTCGGAGCAGGACCAGCGTGTCGTTGGCTTCGGGGCCGACCAGAACGTGGCTCGGCGTATCGTCGATCGATCGGAGAGGGCCGTCACGCGGATGCGGGAGTCGATCGCGCTCCTGCGCCAGCCAGACCAGGGTCATATCCGGACGTCCTTCGCGCTTGGTATGGCCGCGATGCGCCTTCAGATGCGTCAGTCGGAGATGAACCAGGGTGGCGAGAGCGGCGAGCCCCGGTGGCGCCCTTTCCAGCTCGGCTTCCTGCTCGTGACGCTCTCCTCGACGATCGACGAGACTCACGCTGATCGCAAACTGGTCGACCTGATCTGGTTCCCGACCGGTGGCGGCAAGACCGAGGCTTACCTGGGGCTTGCTGCGATCGAGATCTTCCGTCGTCGTCTTCTGTACGGCGTATCGGGCGGTGGGACCGCGGTCATAACGAGGTACACGCTTCGCCTTCTAACTGCCCAGCAGTTCCAGAGGGCGGCGTCCCTCGTTTGCGCGATGGAACTTTTGCGACGGCCGGGTGAATTCGGTGACGCACGGGTTCGCAATATGGTTCCGTTCAGCATTGGTCTCTGGGTCGGCAACGAGGTGACACCAGGAAGCCGGATCGAAGCCAAGGCCGATCTCGAGCGTCTCTATAAAGCTGCGCGACCCGAGGAGGCTAACCAGTTCCAGGTCGAAAGTTGCCCGTGGTGCGGTATCGCCTTGTTGCCGGCGTCGAGGTCGGAGGATAGGTCGAAGTATGGTGTCCGACTCGTCGGTCGTGACGTGCTGGTGCACTGCACTAGCCGAGACTGCCACTTCAGCGACGAGCTGCCAGTAGTGGTCGTCGACGAGCTGATCTACGAGCAGCCGCCGACCATCCTGCTAGCCACAGTGGACAAGTTTGCCCGGCTGCAATTCAACCCCGATGCCAGCAGGATCCTCGGCTTGGGCACTACCTATCGCCAGCCTTCCATGATTATCCAAGACGAGCTTCATTTGCTGTCGGGGCCGCTGGGCACCACCGTCGCGGTCTTCGACGCGGTGATTCAATTGCTGCTCAGTCGAGGCGGCTCGACCCCAAAGATCGTCGCCTCGACGGCGACCATCCGAGCATCGGATGAGCAGGTGAAGGGTCTTTACGGCCGCAAGGTCGCGCTCTATCCGCCGTCTGGACTGGACGGCGACCGCACCTTCTTCTCCCAGCCTGTGAGCAGCGGCGTGGGCCGCCTCTACGTGGGGCTGATGCCGCAAGCGCTGTCCCAGATGTCCGCTGTCGTCGCGGCGGCAGCGCCACTCCTCGAGATCCCGGAGGTCCTTGAAGCGGACGTGGACGACACGTCCACCCGCGACGCCTATTGGACGGCAGTGATGTACCACAACAGCCTGCGCGAGCTCGGTCGCACTGGCACGCTGGTGGTCGATGACGTCAACAGCCGACTCAGGCCCCGTGCCGAGCGTCTTGGGCTATCCCTGCGTCGGGTGCGCGCTGACAAGGTCCTTGAGCTCACAAGCCGCCGCGGTCCCGAGGAGCTCCCGAACGACCTGCGTGCACTGAAGCGCCGTGCAGATGAGTCGGATGACGCGATCGACGTGGTGCTCTCATCCAACATGCTGTCGGTCGGCATAGACATCCCTCGGCTAGCGCTGATGCTGATGGTGGGCCAGCCCAGGACGACGGCCGAGTACATCCAGGCGACCAGTCGAGTCGGCCGAGGTGCCGTCCGCGGCATCGTGACCACGCTTTTCCGCTCCAACCGAGCTCGAGATCGATCGCACTTCGAAACCTTTAGGGGGTACCACGAGGCGCTCTATCGTAGTGTCGAGCCGACTAGTGTGACGCCATGGTCGTTGGCGTCCCGCGACCGTTCCCTCGCGGGGGCGCTCGTCACGCTTCTGCGCCACACGATTTCATCGCTGACTGAGAACGCAGGCGCTTCCCGGATGGACTTGAACGACGCCGACCTGAAGGCGCAGATCGAGACGTTGGTGAGTCACTTCTTGGCGATCGTGAATGACTCCGACACGAGCGAGACGGCCAACACCGACGCGGCGGTGTGGGAGTTGCTGCGGGAATGGGACAACCGAGCCCAACGCGCTCGACTTGACGGCGCGAGACTTCTCTACGACCGCAAGGGCGCAGACGACGCGGCCCTCTTCAAGAGATTCGGTCAATCCGGCGAGGGATGGCTCGTGGCGGACTCTATGCGGTCGGTCGAGCCGGGTGTCGCAATCGACGTACGCGAGCCATTTGAGGAGTGA
- a CDS encoding nuclease-related domain-containing DEAD/DEAH box helicase codes for MDGAAGVILVPALADIESRASSNAERTVARLLRDVEGDPDAVAFHSVDLRSHAYKQQAEADFVVLWRGVVVVIEVKGGGVRRHDGVWYSIDRRGDWHKLSGSPMEQARSAAYALRDILREEGAGWFAHEAVVITPDIDSPPSAVGWLPTHWLARDDMSAAGLQGALDGVVRNGRIAPNGQKRARMGDLRSRLFGEFTRMPVIDARRGAVLEEQSRATAGQSRVLAALARNPRVLVFGGAGTGKSLVLVEAAKQEADQGRSVLITFHSPALTGFFKPHIAGRSIDLVAFHELPNERAYDVVLVDEAQDMMTADAMDRIDTLIAGGRADGRWRMFLDPNNQAHVDGAYDKDVADLIASEAIIVDLDLNVRNTKAIVHVVQEYLGADVGDPGIVHGEKVQWCTPLGEAQIGAADRVAQQIVADGAHRSDVWIISTTSDAPPTTSPEGFVVTSPRYAKGLEAEHVVVFDLPQTYDEAANAALYVALTRARVSLHIITSKRDKRNLQQLLKDRMFAK; via the coding sequence GTGGACGGAGCAGCAGGGGTGATCCTGGTACCCGCACTTGCGGACATAGAAAGTCGCGCTTCCAGCAACGCCGAGCGCACGGTGGCGCGACTGTTGCGTGACGTCGAGGGTGACCCTGACGCCGTCGCCTTCCACTCTGTTGATCTCCGCTCCCACGCCTACAAGCAGCAGGCCGAGGCGGATTTCGTCGTGCTGTGGAGGGGCGTCGTCGTAGTGATCGAGGTCAAGGGCGGCGGCGTACGAAGGCATGATGGCGTCTGGTATTCAATCGACCGACGAGGCGACTGGCATAAGTTGTCGGGCTCCCCGATGGAACAGGCCCGTTCTGCGGCCTACGCGTTGCGGGACATCCTGCGAGAAGAGGGCGCAGGCTGGTTCGCTCACGAGGCCGTGGTCATCACCCCTGACATCGACTCCCCACCGAGCGCGGTCGGTTGGCTCCCGACGCACTGGCTCGCACGCGACGATATGAGCGCCGCAGGCCTTCAAGGCGCGCTCGACGGGGTGGTCCGAAACGGACGGATAGCACCGAACGGACAGAAGCGCGCGCGGATGGGCGACCTGCGGTCGCGGTTGTTCGGAGAGTTCACCAGGATGCCCGTGATCGACGCCCGGCGGGGAGCCGTCCTCGAAGAGCAGAGTCGTGCCACCGCAGGTCAGTCGCGCGTTCTGGCAGCACTTGCCCGCAACCCTCGCGTGCTCGTGTTCGGGGGTGCAGGAACTGGCAAGTCGTTGGTACTCGTTGAGGCAGCTAAGCAGGAGGCCGACCAGGGAAGGTCGGTCCTCATCACCTTCCACTCGCCAGCTCTAACGGGCTTCTTCAAGCCACATATCGCGGGTCGGAGCATTGACCTAGTTGCGTTCCACGAGTTGCCGAACGAAAGGGCATACGACGTAGTCCTCGTCGACGAGGCGCAGGACATGATGACCGCCGACGCGATGGACCGAATCGATACGCTGATTGCTGGCGGACGTGCAGATGGTCGATGGCGAATGTTCCTTGACCCGAACAACCAGGCGCACGTCGACGGCGCGTACGACAAAGACGTCGCCGACCTGATCGCCTCCGAGGCGATCATCGTCGATCTCGACCTCAACGTTCGAAATACCAAAGCGATCGTGCACGTCGTCCAGGAATACCTCGGGGCGGATGTGGGTGATCCAGGGATTGTTCACGGCGAGAAGGTTCAGTGGTGTACGCCGCTGGGCGAGGCCCAGATTGGCGCTGCGGATCGGGTCGCACAACAGATCGTTGCGGATGGCGCCCATCGGTCCGACGTCTGGATAATTAGCACAACGTCGGACGCTCCGCCCACGACAAGCCCTGAGGGGTTCGTCGTAACGAGTCCTAGGTACGCGAAAGGACTGGAGGCGGAGCACGTCGTCGTCTTCGACCTACCCCAGACGTACGACGAAGCCGCGAACGCTGCCCTCTACGTTGCCCTCACACGAGCCCGCGTGTCACTGCACATCATCACATCGAAGCGCGACAAGCGGAATCTGCAGCAACTCTTGAAGGATCGGATGTTCGCGAAGTGA
- a CDS encoding DEAD/DEAH box helicase, which produces MGLSATPFKGSIGDTERTQQLAARFGHNRLYAFETDAYKHLVGLGVLASVKHEVLPGVDVILSASEQAGIRSSHVIDRVLYERLGRSEARMKILVEHIMDQDPEWPILVFTPSVLSAQVLAASLRYRGIKAESVSGQTGRQQRRDVIKRFQKGEIKVLANCDLLIQGFDAPGVRALYIARPTFSPSAYIQMAGRGLRGPKNGGKEECLIVDVADNWGAMNDFLGYHDYAQLWTEQQG; this is translated from the coding sequence GTGGGCCTTTCCGCGACCCCCTTCAAGGGCAGCATCGGTGACACGGAGAGAACCCAGCAGCTTGCGGCCCGATTTGGGCACAACCGCCTGTACGCGTTCGAAACTGACGCGTACAAGCACTTGGTGGGCCTAGGTGTCCTCGCTAGCGTCAAGCACGAAGTCTTGCCCGGCGTCGACGTGATCCTGAGTGCCAGCGAACAAGCGGGGATCCGCTCGTCACACGTGATCGATCGCGTCCTCTACGAGCGTCTCGGTCGAAGTGAAGCCCGTATGAAGATCCTCGTCGAGCACATCATGGACCAGGATCCTGAGTGGCCGATCCTCGTGTTCACTCCGAGCGTTCTATCTGCACAGGTCCTCGCTGCTTCTCTTCGATATCGGGGTATCAAGGCCGAGTCGGTTAGCGGCCAGACCGGCCGCCAACAGCGTCGCGATGTCATCAAGCGATTCCAGAAAGGTGAGATCAAGGTCCTCGCCAACTGCGACCTCCTTATCCAAGGTTTTGACGCCCCCGGTGTGCGGGCTCTCTACATCGCGCGCCCCACCTTCAGTCCGAGCGCCTACATCCAGATGGCTGGCCGCGGTCTGCGAGGCCCGAAAAATGGCGGCAAGGAAGAGTGCCTCATTGTCGATGTTGCCGATAACTGGGGTGCCATGAATGATTTCCTCGGATACCACGACTACGCCCAGCTGTGGACGGAGCAGCAGGGGTGA
- a CDS encoding sacsin N-terminal ATP-binding-like domain-containing protein, protein MIDEHANLEESIRTGGYADRTLLELVQNAADAIVGAEDSGVATGRVEIVLDTANEILYCANAGRPFSVSGLTAISMAYLSAKRGDEIGRFGLGFKSVLAVSDAPQVFSRSISFEFNTPEAQKELRDVKPSARRLPILRTANVADFSRAAAEDPILAEMAVWATTVVRLPCAKNLRRLRDEIEDFHSEFLLFVQDVREVRLRVVGGGGYAANHSSRDLGQGRFSIESTGEDPSEWIVASRMHEPSTAARRQVGEAVSRSRVKVTVAVPVNQRNQRRGQFWSYFPLQDETSASALFNAPWSVNDDRTTLLRNDYNREILLTVAEMFVDIMPRLSTSEDPAGHLDFMPARGREALSFGDELLTVHVPQIAARRELIPDARGVLRTANALKPLDFSVTFDKAVHYAWIKSPNTGEDVPHWLCYQTGTRSTRLRDLYILGRSPDADTRDPSRALTHLPSRGLLAWLREWADGNDPVSAADALRVVASSPGLPDINKAKVIPTSSGMRALADHRVVFLHRESDLEIEDAVFVAPAFLKQHSVERILQERGFRDLDPEAILTARLAKLDSVPDPDDLAKVWDSTLDLSPQAAARVMLAAKAPVKVPTVDGGWAWPQQVFDLDVALGAELAPRLLDKHRCSMDVAYQLGVIRRPIKEYPLEDEPFYDEYLLWVLDELNRHKGPGERPVETVEFDHSRGPGPFSLLFMLRDAEAPASVLESWTAGLLAQGDDNWWCEDLATGRTYEVDSPLRWAVRTAGLVISTHGVRPPAAVVAPSLIRYEGLLPLFRGPSQAAAILDLPDELSEVPPNLMREMLQGKLFPPAVKDEILLDFIVAATKVGFEGTKPSTIPARIARTIEPFSPDAVYIATSDEQETFLRARQRPYLRAREDQVAELIQLVGCRRFEDSFAFSEIIEGRQNSEPVLDVYPGLRNMVGSDRLNRVKLARAMMIAKRVTTEDGVEDQPIDWYLDGSELVVRGDADDVQVLKFINAAFELRLDNPQLAAVIKAGLDHKLEDLRVQAKLVDSDAERLELYIGSDDLRDALPTGLWSALEAQGLVDDNTSVAELLLVVYGSDSLRILADRFRELGFSDVPTAWAGTPAAISWVRKMGFTAEYAGQRARSRPQEFVVPGAVKLNDLHTFQKQISEKLRVVLTQPSDQGPAQKGMVELPTGAGKTRVATQTVLRLFVDEVLSGPILWIAQSIELCEQAVQTFETVWRYLGDERPLTIGRLWENNKVHEPDTEVSVIVATDAKIDAIMSLPEYEWLKTPTVVFIDEAHRAGGSTRYTQILRWLGG, encoded by the coding sequence TTGATCGACGAGCATGCGAATCTCGAGGAATCGATCAGGACCGGTGGGTACGCGGATCGAACGCTCCTCGAGTTGGTCCAGAATGCGGCCGATGCAATCGTGGGCGCAGAGGACAGCGGAGTCGCCACGGGACGCGTAGAGATCGTGCTCGACACGGCGAACGAAATCCTGTATTGCGCAAACGCCGGGCGGCCGTTCTCGGTCAGTGGTCTGACAGCGATCTCGATGGCCTATCTGAGTGCCAAGCGTGGTGATGAGATCGGTAGGTTCGGGCTCGGGTTCAAGTCGGTCCTCGCGGTTTCCGATGCCCCCCAGGTATTCAGTCGCTCGATCTCCTTCGAATTCAATACGCCGGAGGCTCAGAAAGAACTACGCGACGTGAAGCCGTCCGCTAGGAGATTGCCGATACTGCGGACAGCCAACGTCGCGGACTTCAGCCGGGCTGCTGCCGAGGATCCGATTCTGGCGGAGATGGCGGTTTGGGCAACTACAGTCGTCCGCCTTCCCTGCGCCAAAAATCTGCGCCGGCTCCGGGACGAGATCGAAGACTTCCATTCCGAGTTCCTTTTGTTTGTTCAGGATGTCCGAGAAGTGCGGCTCAGGGTCGTCGGTGGAGGCGGGTATGCGGCCAACCACTCTTCGCGTGATCTTGGACAAGGACGATTCAGCATCGAATCCACGGGTGAGGACCCAAGCGAGTGGATCGTCGCGAGCCGAATGCACGAGCCGTCGACTGCGGCGCGTAGGCAAGTTGGCGAGGCCGTCTCTCGGTCCCGGGTGAAGGTCACCGTGGCGGTCCCGGTCAACCAGCGAAATCAGCGGCGAGGACAGTTCTGGTCGTACTTCCCGCTGCAGGACGAGACTTCGGCATCGGCTCTATTCAACGCGCCGTGGAGCGTCAACGACGACCGTACGACGCTCCTGCGGAACGACTACAACCGCGAGATTCTCCTCACGGTCGCAGAGATGTTCGTCGACATCATGCCCCGCTTGAGTACCTCCGAAGATCCCGCGGGGCACCTAGACTTCATGCCAGCCAGAGGACGCGAGGCCCTGAGCTTCGGAGACGAACTTCTGACGGTCCATGTCCCGCAGATCGCCGCCCGACGCGAACTGATCCCCGACGCTAGGGGCGTCCTGCGCACCGCGAACGCCCTCAAGCCGCTCGACTTCAGTGTCACCTTCGACAAAGCGGTGCATTACGCGTGGATCAAGTCGCCGAACACCGGTGAGGACGTACCTCACTGGCTCTGCTACCAGACCGGCACTCGTTCCACGCGCCTTCGTGACCTCTATATCCTCGGCCGAAGTCCGGACGCAGACACGCGCGACCCGAGCCGTGCGTTGACCCACCTGCCCTCGCGCGGATTGCTCGCCTGGCTACGCGAGTGGGCGGATGGGAACGACCCGGTCTCGGCGGCGGACGCCTTGCGAGTAGTCGCCAGTTCCCCCGGCCTCCCGGATATCAACAAGGCCAAGGTCATTCCTACCAGCAGCGGCATGCGCGCCTTGGCGGATCACCGCGTGGTCTTCCTCCATCGCGAGTCAGACCTTGAGATCGAGGACGCTGTATTCGTCGCCCCCGCGTTCCTCAAGCAGCACAGTGTGGAAAGAATCCTTCAAGAGCGGGGCTTCCGTGACCTCGACCCGGAGGCCATTCTCACCGCCCGCCTCGCAAAGCTCGACAGCGTGCCCGACCCGGATGACCTGGCCAAGGTCTGGGACTCAACCCTCGACCTGTCGCCTCAGGCAGCTGCCCGAGTGATGCTGGCAGCGAAGGCGCCCGTTAAGGTGCCCACGGTCGACGGGGGGTGGGCCTGGCCCCAACAAGTGTTCGACTTGGACGTCGCACTTGGAGCGGAACTCGCCCCACGGCTGCTGGACAAGCATCGGTGTTCTATGGACGTCGCCTACCAGCTTGGTGTTATTCGGCGCCCGATCAAGGAATATCCACTTGAGGATGAACCGTTCTACGACGAGTATCTGCTGTGGGTATTGGACGAACTGAACCGGCACAAAGGCCCCGGAGAACGGCCGGTGGAGACGGTCGAGTTCGACCATTCCAGGGGGCCCGGACCCTTTTCTCTCCTGTTCATGCTCCGAGACGCCGAGGCTCCGGCCAGCGTTCTAGAGTCATGGACGGCTGGACTACTGGCGCAAGGTGATGACAACTGGTGGTGCGAAGACCTTGCGACGGGGCGCACCTACGAAGTCGACTCCCCGCTCAGGTGGGCGGTTCGGACGGCAGGACTGGTGATATCGACTCATGGCGTTCGCCCACCCGCGGCCGTCGTCGCGCCCTCACTCATTCGTTACGAGGGGCTACTGCCATTGTTCCGAGGGCCATCACAAGCCGCCGCGATCCTAGACCTCCCCGACGAGTTAAGCGAAGTTCCGCCAAATCTGATGCGCGAGATGTTGCAAGGGAAGCTATTCCCTCCGGCCGTGAAGGATGAAATTCTTCTCGATTTCATCGTTGCGGCGACGAAGGTGGGATTCGAGGGCACGAAGCCTTCCACCATTCCAGCACGTATCGCCCGGACTATCGAGCCGTTCTCTCCGGATGCGGTGTACATCGCGACGAGCGACGAGCAGGAGACCTTCCTGCGAGCGCGTCAGCGTCCCTACCTGCGGGCTCGCGAGGATCAGGTCGCTGAGCTAATCCAGTTGGTGGGCTGCCGCCGTTTTGAAGACAGCTTCGCGTTCTCCGAGATCATCGAGGGACGACAGAACAGCGAGCCCGTGCTGGATGTCTACCCCGGGCTCCGAAACATGGTCGGGTCCGATCGGCTCAACCGAGTCAAGCTAGCGCGGGCGATGATGATCGCAAAACGCGTCACTACTGAAGACGGGGTCGAAGACCAGCCGATCGACTGGTACCTCGACGGAAGCGAACTCGTGGTTCGCGGCGACGCCGATGACGTTCAGGTCCTCAAGTTCATCAACGCAGCGTTCGAGCTTCGCTTAGACAACCCGCAACTGGCCGCCGTCATCAAGGCGGGCCTCGACCACAAGCTCGAGGATCTGAGGGTTCAAGCGAAATTGGTTGACTCCGATGCCGAACGCCTCGAGCTGTATATCGGATCTGATGATCTTCGAGATGCCCTGCCGACGGGCCTGTGGTCGGCGCTCGAAGCGCAAGGACTGGTCGACGACAACACGTCGGTCGCAGAGCTGTTGCTGGTGGTCTATGGCTCCGACTCGCTCCGGATTCTCGCCGATCGTTTCCGGGAGCTCGGATTCTCGGACGTCCCTACCGCCTGGGCGGGCACACCTGCGGCGATCTCATGGGTGCGCAAGATGGGCTTCACCGCGGAGTACGCGGGCCAGCGAGCGCGGTCCCGTCCGCAAGAGTTCGTAGTGCCGGGTGCGGTCAAACTCAACGACCTTCACACCTTCCAGAAGCAGATCAGCGAAAAATTGCGCGTCGTGCTGACGCAACCGTCCGACCAGGGCCCTGCACAGAAGGGGATGGTCGAGTTACCCACCGGAGCTGGCAAGACACGCGTTGCCACCCAGACGGTGCTTCGCCTCTTCGTTGACGAGGTTCTCAGCGGGCCAATTCTGTGGATCGCGCAGTCCATCGAGTTGTGCGAGCAGGCCGTCCAAACCTTCGAGACCGTGTGGCGGTACCTTGGCGACGAGCGGCCGTTAACGATCGGCAGGTTATGGGAGAACAACAAGGTCCATGAGCCGGACACCGAGGTCAGCGTGATCGTGGCGACAGATGCCAAGATCGACGCAATCATGAGCCTGCCGGAGTATGAGTGGCTCAAGACACCAACGGTCGTGTTCATAGACGAGGCCCATCGGGCTGGCGGATCAACGCGCTACACTCAAATCCTGCGGTGGCTCGGGGGTTGA